One Dethiosulfovibrio faecalis DNA window includes the following coding sequences:
- a CDS encoding ParB/RepB/Spo0J family partition protein has protein sequence MAQRRSLGKGLDALLPKDVTPSIPKTLPVKELKPNPDQPRKDFDEEGIGELAASIKVHGILQPLLVTKKDGGYMIVAGERRWRAAREAGIKDVPVHMFDGDDGAILEVSLVENVQREDLSPVEVAMSLKELMDRFSLSQDNLAEKVGWSRPAVANKLRLLKLPTEVLRLISEGTLSERHGRALLSLDSSESMIKMGDTAAEKDWTVRELEKKVAEATKDLPKEKRIKRVPSWGESLSRHDVGVSMTGRGRKMKLILSGLNRDQIERIGDILSRESDRLFPGK, from the coding sequence ATGGCTCAAAGAAGATCTTTAGGCAAGGGACTGGACGCCCTGCTCCCCAAGGACGTGACCCCTTCGATACCCAAGACCCTCCCGGTCAAGGAGCTCAAACCCAACCCGGATCAACCGAGAAAGGACTTCGACGAAGAAGGCATAGGGGAACTGGCCGCTTCCATAAAGGTACACGGCATCCTTCAACCTCTGCTGGTCACGAAAAAAGACGGCGGATACATGATAGTCGCAGGAGAAAGACGATGGAGGGCCGCCAGAGAGGCCGGGATCAAGGACGTGCCGGTTCACATGTTCGACGGAGACGACGGAGCCATACTGGAGGTCTCCCTGGTGGAGAACGTACAGAGAGAGGATCTGTCGCCGGTCGAGGTAGCCATGTCCCTCAAGGAACTGATGGATCGTTTCTCCCTGTCTCAGGACAATCTGGCGGAGAAGGTGGGTTGGAGCCGTCCGGCGGTGGCGAACAAGCTCAGACTGTTGAAACTTCCGACGGAGGTATTGAGACTGATATCCGAGGGCACCCTATCGGAGAGACACGGGAGAGCGCTCCTGTCCCTGGACTCCAGCGAGTCGATGATAAAGATGGGAGACACCGCGGCGGAAAAAGACTGGACCGTTCGGGAACTGGAAAAAAAGGTCGCCGAAGCCACTAAAGACCTCCCCAAGGAAAAACGGATAAAAAGAGTCCCTTCCTGGGGAGAAAGCCTCTCTCGACACGACGTCGGGGTATCCATGACGGGAAGAGGAAGAAAGATGAAACTCATCCTCTCGGGACTGAACAGAGACCAGATAGAGAGGATAGGCGATATACTCTCCCGCGAAAGCGACCGTTTATTTCCCGGGAAATAA
- a CDS encoding ParA family protein, translating to MITIAVTNQKGGVGKTTCCVNLSAELGRLGHRVLVVDTDPQGNCSSGLGHDKGDSPKSLYDILIDDSEVQDVVVETPWEGVSLVPANINLAGAEVELSSAISRESRLKGALSTVDDLYDIAIVDCPPSLGLLTVNALVAAKRLLIPIQCEYYALEGVGQLARTVDLVRQYLNPNLNMDGVVLTMFDSRTRLANDVVTEVREGFGNAAFETLIPRNVTLSEAPSYGKPISYYQENCKGALAYRDLAREVEGRWLKEDL from the coding sequence ATGATCACCATAGCCGTGACGAACCAAAAAGGCGGAGTAGGAAAAACGACCTGTTGCGTCAACCTGTCGGCGGAGCTGGGAAGGCTGGGACATAGGGTACTGGTGGTTGACACCGATCCCCAGGGCAACTGCTCCAGCGGATTGGGACACGACAAGGGGGACTCCCCCAAGAGCCTCTACGACATACTTATCGACGACTCCGAGGTACAGGACGTCGTCGTGGAGACCCCATGGGAAGGGGTCTCCCTGGTCCCAGCCAACATAAACCTGGCCGGAGCGGAGGTAGAGCTTTCCTCCGCCATAAGCAGGGAGTCCAGGCTGAAGGGGGCTTTATCCACGGTGGACGACCTTTACGACATAGCCATAGTGGACTGCCCACCGTCCTTGGGGCTTCTTACCGTCAACGCCCTGGTCGCGGCAAAACGGCTATTGATCCCCATTCAGTGCGAGTACTACGCCCTGGAGGGAGTCGGCCAGCTGGCCAGGACGGTGGACCTGGTAAGACAGTACCTGAATCCAAACCTCAACATGGACGGGGTCGTGCTTACCATGTTCGACAGCAGGACCAGATTGGCCAACGACGTCGTAACTGAGGTAAGGGAGGGATTCGGCAATGCCGCTTTCGAGACCCTGATACCCCGAAACGTCACCCTGTCGGAGGCGCCCAGTTACGGCAAACCCATAAGCTACTATCAGGAAAACTGCAAAGGAGCCCTGGCCTACAGGGATCTGGCAAGAGAGGTGGAAGGCCGATGGCTCAAAGAAGATCTTTAG
- a CDS encoding nitroreductase family protein, which yields MNMLKVMLSRRSVRAFDRDKPVESWKKDAVIAAATSAPSAKNLRPFRFLVLDDREILDDLGNVLSQGKPFKECDFAVAVCADLSDYPDGSLGWLEDCSAALENMLIEATSLDLASFWFGVYRRDPKEGQVRSVLEVPSHVEVQGIGVFGYGAESVPAREGVDSSVVRYGRWGDFKA from the coding sequence ATGAATATGCTTAAAGTGATGCTGTCTCGCAGAAGCGTCAGGGCTTTCGACAGGGATAAGCCGGTCGAAAGCTGGAAGAAGGATGCGGTGATAGCAGCCGCAACCTCGGCACCCAGCGCGAAAAATTTGAGGCCCTTCAGGTTCCTGGTGCTGGACGACAGGGAGATACTGGACGATCTCGGAAACGTCCTGTCTCAGGGCAAGCCCTTCAAGGAGTGCGATTTCGCCGTGGCGGTCTGTGCCGATCTGTCCGATTATCCCGATGGAAGCCTGGGATGGCTGGAGGACTGCTCCGCAGCCCTGGAAAACATGCTTATAGAGGCCACCTCGCTCGATCTCGCTTCCTTCTGGTTCGGGGTCTATAGAAGGGATCCCAAGGAAGGACAGGTCCGGTCGGTTCTGGAGGTTCCCTCCCATGTGGAGGTCCAGGGAATAGGGGTCTTCGGCTACGGTGCCGAGTCCGTTCCGGCCAGAGAGGGAGTCGACAGCTCCGTGGTCAGATACGGCAGATGGGGAGACTTCAAGGCCTGA
- the rsmG gene encoding 16S rRNA (guanine(527)-N(7))-methyltransferase RsmG: MNYCTSDQVHVTVEIPPLDENIETKLRVYSEILARWSSDKVRLTGPKDEDTIWKDHVRDSLFALELLPHSGRVVDVGTGGGLPGLAWAICRPDLEITLLDSQSKKTGALESIVSELEVENVSVIWGRSEQLALEEREVYDMAAARGVSEAGIVAEYLSPLVKLGGTALSIKGPGYREELAKIKGRWDLLGLDYPRIFDYVNGERQGFLLAFRKKSHCPEVYPRRPGKAEKKPWWEAKR, encoded by the coding sequence ATGAATTACTGCACGTCGGATCAGGTTCACGTAACGGTGGAAATCCCCCCTCTGGACGAGAATATCGAGACGAAACTCAGGGTCTATTCGGAAATCCTGGCTCGATGGTCCTCCGACAAGGTCAGGCTAACGGGCCCCAAGGACGAGGATACCATTTGGAAGGACCACGTCAGAGACTCCCTTTTCGCACTGGAGCTCCTGCCCCATTCCGGCAGGGTCGTCGACGTGGGAACGGGAGGCGGGCTTCCGGGGCTCGCCTGGGCAATATGCCGCCCCGACCTGGAGATAACCCTTCTGGACAGCCAGAGCAAGAAAACCGGAGCTCTGGAGTCAATAGTATCCGAGTTGGAGGTAGAGAACGTCTCGGTCATATGGGGACGGTCGGAACAGCTGGCCCTGGAGGAAAGGGAGGTATACGACATGGCGGCGGCAAGAGGGGTCAGCGAGGCCGGCATAGTGGCAGAGTACCTCTCCCCCCTCGTGAAGTTAGGGGGCACCGCTCTGTCCATAAAAGGTCCGGGATATCGGGAGGAGCTGGCAAAGATAAAGGGACGGTGGGATCTTTTGGGGCTGGACTATCCCAGGATATTCGACTACGTAAACGGAGAACGTCAGGGATTCCTGTTGGCGTTCCGAAAGAAATCCCACTGTCCGGAGGTCTACCCTAGACGGCCGGGCAAGGCGGAGAAAAAACCCTGGTGGGAGGCGAAGAGATGA
- a CDS encoding IMPACT family protein, whose product MARLEDRYVRIIKEGRFSLKERRSEFIATAVPADTVEEAKEAIESISKKYSDARHNCWAYRVGFPKTTEHCSDDGEPSGSAGRPILGAVVKADLYDLAIVVTRYFGGVKLGVRGLIDAYSASAQGVLETCPREERTVTEPLGFTVGYEGYGDCLHHLTALGIPEENVAPSFGEKVSVKVEIPISLLGRAEETMEDLRLRGIIEGWESL is encoded by the coding sequence ATGGCCCGATTAGAGGACAGATACGTCAGGATAATAAAGGAAGGACGGTTCTCCCTGAAGGAGAGGAGATCGGAGTTCATAGCTACGGCGGTGCCGGCCGATACGGTGGAGGAAGCCAAGGAGGCCATAGAGTCTATATCGAAGAAGTACTCCGACGCGAGACATAACTGCTGGGCCTACAGGGTCGGATTTCCAAAAACGACGGAACATTGCTCCGACGACGGCGAACCCTCGGGGTCGGCTGGACGTCCTATACTGGGGGCGGTAGTAAAGGCGGACCTCTACGATCTGGCCATAGTGGTGACCAGATATTTCGGCGGGGTGAAGCTGGGGGTCAGAGGACTGATAGACGCCTACTCCGCCTCCGCTCAGGGAGTTCTGGAGACCTGTCCCAGAGAGGAGAGGACCGTCACCGAACCTCTAGGTTTCACCGTCGGATACGAGGGCTACGGAGACTGTCTCCACCATCTGACAGCTCTGGGAATACCGGAGGAAAACGTGGCGCCGTCCTTCGGGGAGAAGGTCTCGGTAAAGGTGGAAATCCCCATCTCCCTGCTGGGTAGGGCGGAAGAGACCATGGAGGACCTCAGACTCAGAGGGATAATAGAGGGATGGGAGAGCCTTTGA
- a CDS encoding LysR family transcriptional regulator, giving the protein MSLHQLRTFCTLVEEGSFTRTAERLYLSQPSVSQHIATLEKEYDVVLFNRRGRSLSLTPEGNALYTLALDVLQRADSIPGKFREMQAMRYGKLELGVSTYVGTMVLPSLVEAFRNEHPDVAMTVQTGNDPDIQEMLRRGEIEIAILEGNARTFNDKDLKTFTIGEDHIVLVASKDHPLATLPSVTPSHLNEEQLILYEKDCSLCPFVQEYLMEQRVGQHRGTFVNSRDVARAFVKAGVGVAFINHGTVAEDLRKGDLVSLSIEGLEMKRIDVVCFYRQSTGLSFAGWAFRRILEKRAAL; this is encoded by the coding sequence ATGTCGCTACATCAACTTAGGACTTTCTGCACCCTGGTGGAGGAAGGATCCTTCACCAGGACAGCCGAAAGGCTATATCTGTCTCAGCCCTCGGTGAGCCAGCATATCGCGACTCTGGAAAAAGAGTACGACGTCGTCCTCTTCAACAGGAGGGGAAGGAGCCTGTCCCTCACCCCCGAGGGGAACGCCCTCTACACACTGGCGCTGGACGTCCTCCAGAGAGCCGATTCCATCCCGGGAAAATTCAGGGAGATGCAGGCAATGAGATACGGTAAACTGGAGCTCGGGGTGTCCACCTACGTGGGGACGATGGTCCTTCCCTCTCTGGTGGAGGCGTTCAGAAACGAGCATCCCGACGTGGCCATGACTGTACAGACCGGAAACGACCCGGACATACAGGAGATGCTCCGAAGAGGAGAGATAGAGATAGCCATACTGGAGGGGAACGCCAGGACCTTCAACGACAAGGACCTGAAGACCTTCACAATAGGAGAGGACCATATAGTCCTGGTGGCGTCGAAAGACCATCCCCTCGCAACTCTGCCGTCGGTGACCCCCTCCCACCTGAACGAGGAACAGCTTATACTCTACGAGAAGGACTGCTCCCTCTGTCCCTTCGTACAGGAGTATCTGATGGAACAGAGGGTGGGACAACACAGGGGCACCTTCGTCAACAGCAGGGACGTGGCCAGGGCCTTCGTCAAGGCCGGCGTGGGAGTCGCTTTCATAAACCACGGCACGGTTGCGGAGGACCTGAGAAAAGGGGATCTGGTATCCCTATCTATAGAAGGATTGGAGATGAAGAGAATAGACGTGGTATGTTTCTACAGACAGTCTACCGGGTTGAGTTTCGCCGGCTGGGCCTTCAGGAGAATACTGGAAAAGAGGGCGGCGCTATGA
- a CDS encoding HIT family protein, which translates to MKKIFAPWRAAYIQSGEKPSGCIFCVFPAQEDDEENLILFRGESCFVILNRYPYNSGHLMVVPYRHTSEYGSLDPMEVAEMHRLTSTSMDVIKRTMNPEGFNLGINIGKVAGAGVADHVHMHVVPRWNGDTNFMPVMGDVRVVPQSLEETYRIFKEAWPD; encoded by the coding sequence ATGAAGAAGATATTCGCACCCTGGCGTGCCGCCTATATCCAGAGCGGAGAAAAACCCTCGGGATGTATATTCTGCGTTTTTCCGGCACAGGAAGACGACGAGGAGAACCTTATCCTCTTTAGAGGGGAAAGCTGCTTCGTCATACTTAACAGATACCCATACAACTCTGGGCATTTAATGGTGGTCCCGTACAGGCATACCTCCGAATACGGATCCCTGGACCCCATGGAGGTGGCGGAGATGCACCGTCTTACCTCCACCTCCATGGACGTGATAAAGAGGACGATGAACCCCGAGGGATTCAACCTGGGCATAAACATAGGCAAGGTAGCCGGTGCGGGGGTCGCCGATCACGTACATATGCACGTGGTTCCGAGGTGGAACGGGGACACCAACTTCATGCCGGTGATGGGAGACGTAAGGGTGGTCCCCCAATCGCTGGAGGAGACATACAGGATATTCAAAGAAGCATGGCCCGATTAG